A genomic stretch from Bradyrhizobium sp. 195 includes:
- a CDS encoding OpgC domain-containing protein codes for MSFLNINATLPDKGRDLRLDLFRGVANWAIFLDHIPDNVVNWITTRNYGFSDAADLFVFISGYTASFVYARMMLDRGFLVGATRLTKRVWQLYVAHIILFVIYIASISYLALRFGDSEMINEFNVAGLVDNATETLRQGLFLRFKPLNLDVLPLYIVLMGLFPPVLWFMLRKPDLTMVLSIVLWLVARHFGWNLNAYPAGQWYFNPYCWQVLFVFGAWCAMGGARRSMTLINAPVTLYLCLGYLLFALVMTMAGRFPAFGGMFPEWLFSAFNPNDKTNLAPYRFIHFVVIVILVIRFVPKEWPGLEWKVFDPLIVCGQQSLAVFCVGVFLSFVGHFELSMSSGSLLAQIFVSVAGIAIMTTVAYYISWSKKQDKPLKPPPPKPAATAAKAA; via the coding sequence ATGTCCTTCCTGAACATCAATGCCACGCTCCCTGACAAAGGCCGTGACCTCAGGCTCGACCTGTTTCGCGGGGTCGCGAATTGGGCGATCTTCCTCGACCACATTCCCGACAACGTCGTGAACTGGATCACGACGCGCAATTACGGCTTTTCCGACGCCGCGGACCTGTTCGTCTTCATCTCCGGCTACACCGCCTCCTTCGTCTATGCGCGGATGATGCTGGACCGCGGCTTCCTCGTGGGCGCCACCAGGCTCACCAAGCGCGTCTGGCAGCTCTATGTCGCCCATATCATCCTGTTCGTGATCTATATCGCCTCGATCAGCTATCTGGCGCTGCGCTTCGGCGATTCCGAGATGATCAACGAGTTCAACGTCGCCGGCCTCGTCGACAACGCCACCGAGACGCTTCGCCAGGGCCTGTTCCTCCGCTTCAAGCCGCTCAATCTCGACGTGCTGCCGCTCTACATCGTGCTGATGGGGCTGTTCCCGCCGGTACTGTGGTTCATGCTGCGCAAGCCCGACCTCACGATGGTGCTGTCGATCGTGCTATGGCTGGTCGCGCGTCACTTCGGCTGGAATCTGAACGCCTATCCGGCCGGCCAGTGGTACTTCAACCCCTATTGCTGGCAGGTGCTGTTCGTGTTCGGCGCCTGGTGCGCGATGGGCGGCGCGCGCCGCTCGATGACGCTGATCAACGCGCCGGTCACGCTCTACCTCTGCCTCGGCTATCTCCTGTTCGCGCTGGTCATGACCATGGCCGGCCGCTTCCCCGCTTTCGGCGGCATGTTCCCGGAGTGGCTGTTCTCGGCCTTCAACCCGAACGACAAGACCAACCTCGCGCCCTATCGCTTCATCCACTTCGTCGTGATCGTGATCCTCGTGATCCGCTTCGTGCCGAAGGAATGGCCGGGGCTCGAATGGAAGGTGTTCGATCCCTTGATCGTCTGCGGCCAGCAGTCGCTCGCCGTGTTCTGCGTCGGCGTGTTCCTGTCGTTCGTCGGGCATTTCGAGCTCTCGATGAGCTCGGGCTCGCTGCTCGCGCAGATCTTCGTCAGCGTCGCCGGCATCGCGATCATGACGACGGTGGCCTATTACATCTCGTGGTCGAAGAAGCAGGACAAGCCGCTGAAGCCGCCGCCGCCCAAGCCGGCAGCAACCGCGGCGAAGGCGGCCTGA
- a CDS encoding DUF3551 domain-containing protein, with amino-acid sequence MRWTVIAGISAPPRCKVWTLSLRRMPRTLLWDPEAGKDKMTSTSKTFVASAATLFASAFLMMTAPAAQAEEYCITNGAQAAHRCGYPTMETCRAAAGGIGGVCSQSGAKSTNDSLAYQPKHSQSRPKLRPGAQTNSN; translated from the coding sequence ATGCGCTGGACCGTGATTGCCGGGATCAGTGCGCCGCCTAGATGCAAGGTGTGGACCCTCAGCCTGCGTCGCATGCCGAGGACTCTTTTGTGGGACCCTGAAGCAGGAAAAGACAAGATGACCTCGACCTCGAAGACGTTCGTCGCATCCGCTGCGACGCTGTTCGCCTCCGCGTTTCTCATGATGACCGCGCCGGCCGCGCAGGCGGAAGAATACTGCATCACCAACGGCGCCCAGGCCGCTCATCGTTGCGGCTATCCGACGATGGAAACCTGCCGCGCTGCGGCCGGTGGTATCGGCGGCGTGTGTTCGCAGAGCGGCGCGAAGAGCACCAACGATTCTCTCGCTTATCAGCCGAAGCACTCGCAGTCGCGCCCCAAGCTTCGACCCGGCGCGCAGACCAACTCCAACTGA
- a CDS encoding carboxyl transferase domain-containing protein yields MPLHSSIDPSSSDFARNSEAMRALVADLREKLSQVAGGGGEVSRSRHTARGKMLARQRVDLLVDPGTSFLELSPLAAYGLYGGDVHSASVVTGVGRIAGRECVIVANDATIKGGTYYPMTVKKHLRAQDVARQNNLPCVYMVDSGGAFLPLQDEIFPDERHFGRIFYNQAQMSSHGIPQIAIVMGSCTAGGAYVPAMSDESIIVRNQGTIFLGGPPLVKAATGEVVSAEELGGADVHSRQSGVTDHYAQNDAHAIGIARRIVGTLKPSARPNLNMHPPRDPLFAAEEIYGVVPVDGRKPFDVRDIIARVVDGSEFDEFKKLYGTTLVCGFAHIWGYPVGIIANNGILFSESSLKGAHFIELCCQRGIPLVFLQNITGFMVGKKYEAGGIARDGAKLVTAVATASVPKFTVVIGGSYGAGNYGMCGRAYSPRFLWMWPNARISVMGGEQASMVLSQVRRDNIEAKGDSWSKQEEDKFREPIRAQYESQGHPYYATARLWDDGVIDPADTRLVLGLGLSAASNAPIEPTKFGLFRM; encoded by the coding sequence ATGCCGCTCCATTCCAGCATCGATCCGTCTTCATCAGACTTTGCGCGCAATTCCGAGGCCATGCGCGCCCTCGTCGCGGACTTGCGCGAAAAGCTCAGTCAGGTCGCCGGTGGCGGCGGCGAGGTCTCGCGCAGCCGCCACACCGCGCGCGGCAAGATGCTGGCACGGCAACGCGTCGACCTGCTGGTCGATCCCGGCACCTCGTTCCTGGAGCTGTCGCCGCTCGCGGCCTATGGCCTCTATGGCGGCGACGTGCATTCGGCGAGCGTCGTCACCGGGGTGGGGCGCATCGCGGGCCGCGAATGTGTGATCGTTGCCAATGACGCCACCATCAAGGGCGGCACCTATTATCCGATGACGGTGAAGAAGCATCTGCGCGCGCAGGACGTCGCGCGGCAGAACAATCTGCCCTGTGTCTACATGGTCGATTCCGGCGGCGCCTTCCTGCCGCTGCAGGACGAGATCTTTCCGGACGAGCGCCATTTCGGCCGCATCTTCTACAACCAGGCGCAGATGTCCTCCCATGGCATTCCGCAGATCGCGATCGTGATGGGTTCCTGCACCGCCGGCGGCGCCTATGTGCCCGCGATGTCGGACGAGAGCATCATCGTGCGTAACCAGGGCACCATCTTCCTCGGCGGCCCGCCGCTGGTGAAGGCCGCGACCGGCGAGGTGGTGAGCGCGGAGGAGCTCGGCGGCGCCGACGTGCATTCAAGGCAGTCGGGCGTGACCGACCATTACGCCCAGAACGATGCCCATGCGATCGGCATTGCGCGGCGCATCGTCGGCACGCTGAAGCCCTCGGCGCGGCCGAACCTCAACATGCATCCTCCGCGTGATCCGCTGTTCGCCGCGGAAGAGATCTACGGCGTGGTGCCCGTCGACGGTCGCAAGCCGTTCGACGTGCGCGATATTATCGCGCGTGTGGTGGATGGCTCGGAGTTCGACGAGTTCAAAAAACTCTACGGCACGACGCTGGTGTGCGGGTTTGCCCATATCTGGGGCTACCCGGTCGGCATCATCGCCAACAACGGCATCCTGTTCAGCGAGAGCTCGCTGAAGGGCGCGCACTTCATCGAGCTGTGCTGCCAGCGCGGCATCCCCCTGGTGTTCCTGCAGAACATCACCGGCTTCATGGTCGGCAAGAAATACGAGGCCGGCGGCATCGCGCGCGACGGCGCCAAGCTGGTGACGGCGGTCGCGACCGCCTCGGTGCCGAAATTCACCGTCGTGATCGGCGGCTCCTATGGCGCCGGCAATTACGGCATGTGCGGCCGCGCCTACTCGCCGCGCTTCCTCTGGATGTGGCCGAACGCACGCATCTCGGTGATGGGCGGCGAGCAGGCCTCGATGGTGCTGAGCCAAGTTCGGCGCGACAATATCGAGGCCAAGGGCGACAGCTGGTCGAAGCAAGAGGAAGATAAATTCCGCGAACCCATCCGTGCGCAATATGAAAGCCAGGGGCATCCCTATTACGCGACCGCCCGGCTGTGGGACGACGGCGTGATCGATCCCGCCGACACGCGGCTGGTGCTCGGCCTTGGGCTCTCGGCGGCGTCGAATGCGCCGATCGAACCGACGAAATTCGGCCTGTTCAGGATGTGA
- a CDS encoding cold-shock protein codes for MGSSDGFESKKLGVPGQGVSSGRIAPGEHGSAGRDSALSPFSGLGEASANLVEVHGVIKWFDASKGYGFIVPDNGWPDVLLHVTVLRRDGFQTAYEGARIVVECIQRAKGYQAFRVVSMDESTAIHPAQMLPPRTHVTVTATSGLERAQVKWFNRLRGFGFLTCGEGTPDIFVHMETLRRFGMTELRPGQYVLVRFGPGSKGMMAAEIHPETGSPGLQSH; via the coding sequence ATGGGGTCGTCGGACGGATTTGAGTCCAAGAAGCTCGGAGTTCCCGGGCAGGGAGTATCGTCCGGGCGGATCGCGCCGGGCGAACACGGCAGCGCCGGTCGCGACAGCGCGCTCAGTCCCTTCAGCGGGTTGGGTGAGGCCAGCGCCAATCTCGTCGAAGTCCATGGCGTCATCAAATGGTTCGACGCCTCCAAAGGCTACGGCTTCATCGTTCCCGACAACGGCTGGCCGGACGTGCTCCTGCACGTTACCGTGCTTAGGCGCGACGGCTTCCAGACCGCCTATGAGGGCGCCCGCATCGTCGTCGAGTGCATTCAGCGCGCGAAGGGTTACCAGGCGTTCCGCGTGGTCTCGATGGACGAGTCGACCGCGATCCATCCGGCGCAGATGCTTCCGCCGCGCACCCATGTCACGGTCACCGCGACCAGCGGACTGGAACGGGCCCAGGTCAAATGGTTCAACCGGCTGCGCGGCTTCGGCTTCCTGACGTGCGGCGAGGGTACGCCCGACATCTTTGTGCACATGGAGACGCTGCGCCGCTTCGGCATGACCGAGCTCAGGCCCGGCCAGTATGTCCTGGTCCGCTTCGGGCCCGGCTCCAAGGGCATGATGGCGGCCGAGATCCATCCCGAGACCGGATCGCCGGGATTGCAGTCGCACTAA
- a CDS encoding SIR2 family NAD-dependent protein deacylase → MIASDLQSGVERLGDMIAEARTIVPFTGAGISTECGIPDFRSPGGIWTRNRPIPFDEFVANQEARDESWRRRFAMEEVFVAAKPGRGHRALASLYRAGKVPAVITQNIDNLHQASGFAGEHVVELHGNTTYARCIGCGQAYPLDWVKRRFDDDGAAPNCTACYEPVKTATISFGQMMPDEEMQRATALSRACDLFIAIGSSLVVWPAAGFPMMAKNAGARLVIINREPTEQDDIADLVIHHDIGETLGPFAGN, encoded by the coding sequence TTGATTGCATCGGATCTTCAGAGCGGCGTTGAACGGCTCGGCGACATGATCGCCGAGGCCAGGACCATCGTGCCCTTCACCGGCGCCGGCATCTCGACTGAGTGCGGCATTCCCGACTTCCGTTCGCCCGGCGGAATTTGGACGCGCAACCGTCCGATCCCGTTCGACGAATTCGTCGCGAACCAGGAGGCGCGAGACGAATCCTGGCGTCGCCGTTTTGCGATGGAGGAGGTCTTTGTGGCGGCGAAGCCCGGCCGCGGCCATCGCGCGCTGGCCTCGCTCTACCGCGCGGGCAAGGTTCCCGCCGTCATCACCCAGAACATCGACAATCTGCACCAGGCCTCCGGCTTCGCCGGCGAGCACGTGGTTGAACTTCACGGCAACACTACTTATGCGCGTTGCATCGGATGCGGACAGGCCTATCCGCTCGACTGGGTGAAGCGCCGCTTCGACGACGACGGCGCCGCGCCCAACTGCACCGCCTGCTACGAGCCGGTGAAGACCGCCACGATCTCCTTCGGCCAGATGATGCCGGACGAGGAAATGCAGCGCGCGACCGCGTTGTCGCGCGCCTGCGACCTCTTCATCGCGATCGGTTCCTCGCTCGTGGTGTGGCCGGCGGCGGGCTTTCCGATGATGGCGAAGAACGCCGGCGCACGTCTGGTGATCATCAATCGCGAGCCGACCGAACAGGACGACATCGCCGATCTCGTCATCCACCACGACATCGGCGAAACGCTCGGGCCCTTTGCCGGCAATTGA
- a CDS encoding RNA-binding protein — MNFRERAETNEQQAAGQACHVDTPEKLAETPEPGSSLLAFCGLGLAGIAMLAWIGALAWFAWRLVNWLLF; from the coding sequence GTGAATTTTCGCGAACGAGCCGAAACCAATGAACAGCAGGCGGCAGGGCAAGCGTGCCACGTCGATACGCCTGAGAAACTCGCCGAGACGCCGGAGCCCGGAAGCTCTCTGCTCGCATTCTGTGGGCTCGGCCTTGCGGGGATAGCGATGCTGGCCTGGATCGGCGCCCTCGCCTGGTTCGCCTGGCGCCTGGTCAATTGGCTCTTATTCTGA
- a CDS encoding toll/interleukin-1 receptor domain-containing protein, whose protein sequence is MKKVIETASHGQIDVFISEDIPRGNEWRSSIEHHLRTAQSLFLLYGAPYEDWSWCFYEAGYFAAAKPAATDRRIFCLIRPNVNPPGPLSHLQMLTSKDQLIRELIGIFERNAIDVDANELRGLVGKLDSGLFGEIREFDGYPRVHFVATDAELAHGQIPPAAQFTGDDNVLGDLFTIQAQSVPWCKVQKLANTETGRQNFVYKWLEETAQILLAARENEFIAPQAVLIGRGGRRYRTLLHRARVQGDGDYRCEFLAIEEVGGPLTGLSSKLLSLLTAIRMGYRFRSEIIQKFSADALSSDERERRIQQIPRVIEDLTVESRTRGNISTEDFLAAFDDVESEKMSRLLDDWPILEREMYKSLGLSTDGKTVIRPGLVGSDVQRYRTIIKAMRLLNIEFLSRSCARVAQMMKLSEQQLTDNAKALEDAIKALTGSDVETVA, encoded by the coding sequence ATGAAGAAGGTCATTGAAACCGCTTCGCATGGACAAATCGATGTCTTCATTTCGGAGGACATCCCGCGCGGCAATGAATGGCGGTCTTCTATCGAGCATCATCTTCGCACAGCGCAAAGCCTGTTTCTGCTCTACGGCGCGCCCTATGAGGACTGGTCCTGGTGCTTTTATGAAGCCGGATATTTTGCCGCCGCAAAACCGGCAGCCACCGACCGCCGGATCTTCTGCCTGATCCGCCCGAACGTGAACCCGCCGGGTCCGCTCAGCCACTTGCAGATGCTGACGAGCAAGGATCAACTCATCAGGGAGTTGATCGGCATTTTCGAGAGGAACGCCATCGACGTCGATGCCAACGAGTTGCGCGGGCTGGTCGGCAAGCTGGATAGCGGTCTGTTCGGCGAGATTCGCGAATTCGACGGCTATCCGCGCGTGCATTTCGTGGCGACCGACGCCGAACTCGCCCATGGGCAGATTCCACCTGCAGCCCAGTTCACCGGCGACGACAATGTGCTCGGCGATCTCTTCACCATCCAGGCGCAGTCCGTGCCCTGGTGCAAGGTCCAGAAGCTGGCAAATACGGAAACTGGAAGGCAGAACTTCGTCTACAAATGGCTCGAGGAAACCGCGCAGATACTGCTTGCGGCGCGCGAGAACGAGTTCATTGCGCCGCAGGCCGTGCTGATCGGGCGCGGCGGCCGGCGCTACCGGACCTTGCTGCACCGAGCTCGTGTCCAGGGTGATGGCGATTATCGCTGCGAATTCCTGGCGATCGAGGAGGTCGGCGGGCCGCTGACCGGATTGTCGAGCAAGCTGCTCTCGCTATTGACCGCCATCCGCATGGGATACCGGTTCAGGTCCGAGATCATCCAGAAATTCTCCGCCGACGCGCTATCGTCCGACGAGCGCGAGCGCCGGATCCAGCAGATCCCACGCGTGATCGAGGATCTGACGGTTGAATCGCGGACACGCGGCAATATCAGTACGGAAGACTTTCTGGCGGCATTCGACGACGTCGAAAGCGAGAAGATGTCGCGTCTGCTGGACGATTGGCCGATCCTGGAACGCGAGATGTACAAATCGCTGGGGCTGTCGACCGATGGAAAAACCGTCATTCGGCCCGGCCTTGTCGGTTCGGATGTCCAACGTTATCGCACGATCATCAAGGCCATGCGGCTGCTCAACATCGAATTCCTGTCGCGAAGCTGCGCGCGCGTCGCACAGATGATGAAGCTATCCGAGCAGCAATTGACCGACAACGCCAAGGCGCTCGAAGACGCCATCAAGGCGCTGACCGGTTCGGACGTCGAGACGGTGGCGTGA
- a CDS encoding ETC complex I subunit, with protein MTARIFKPAKNAMQSGRSKTREWQLDYEPEQPRSVEPLMGWTSSGDMKQQITLRFHSKEEAIAYCERKGIAYQVIEPQDSIRRPVAYADNFSFRRGEPWTH; from the coding sequence ATGACCGCACGGATTTTCAAACCTGCCAAGAACGCGATGCAATCCGGACGCTCCAAGACCAGGGAATGGCAGCTCGACTACGAGCCGGAGCAGCCGCGCTCGGTCGAGCCGCTGATGGGCTGGACTTCGTCAGGTGACATGAAGCAGCAGATCACGCTGCGCTTCCACTCCAAGGAGGAGGCGATCGCCTATTGCGAGCGCAAGGGCATCGCCTACCAGGTGATCGAGCCGCAGGATTCGATCCGCCGCCCGGTCGCCTATGCCGATAATTTCTCGTTCCGCCGCGGCGAGCCCTGGACGCATTGA
- a CDS encoding Lrp/AsnC family transcriptional regulator yields MAGRDQLDSVDLKILSELQQDGRVRNNELALRVGVSAPNCLRRLKSLFSRGVIRAVRAVIDERRLGYEVVSFVSIQLGSQAQPVLEAFESSIAAIPRIQQCWRISGDTDYLLKCVAPSVESMHRQLLHFAAMPDVKNVRSFPVLGVAKDIPLPLQDVAAAASAG; encoded by the coding sequence ATGGCGGGGCGGGACCAGCTCGACAGCGTCGATCTGAAGATATTATCCGAGCTGCAGCAGGACGGACGGGTGCGCAACAACGAACTGGCGCTGCGGGTCGGCGTGTCCGCGCCCAACTGCCTGCGTCGGCTGAAATCGCTGTTCAGCCGCGGCGTGATCCGGGCGGTGCGCGCGGTCATCGACGAGCGGCGGCTCGGCTATGAGGTGGTGTCGTTCGTCTCGATCCAGCTCGGCAGCCAGGCCCAGCCGGTGCTGGAGGCGTTCGAGAGCTCGATCGCCGCGATCCCGCGCATCCAGCAGTGCTGGCGGATTTCAGGCGACACCGACTATCTCCTCAAATGCGTGGCGCCGAGCGTCGAGAGCATGCACCGGCAGCTGCTGCATTTCGCGGCAATGCCTGATGTGAAGAACGTTCGCAGTTTCCCTGTGTTGGGGGTTGCCAAGGATATCCCGCTGCCGTTGCAGGACGTCGCGGCAGCCGCGTCGGCGGGTTAG
- a CDS encoding DUF192 domain-containing protein, which yields MNLDRNAVWSALKGWLAAILVIAGCAVASVPAGAASFQPLEIVTKNGVQVFSVEMATTEEEKQTGLMYRKELADGKGMLFDFNPEQEISMWMKNTYVSLDMIFIGANGRILRIAENTEPMSTKIISSRGPARAVLEVVAGTAQKYGIRPGDRVGHPLFGSK from the coding sequence ATGAATCTTGATCGGAACGCTGTCTGGTCCGCTCTGAAGGGCTGGCTTGCCGCCATCCTCGTCATCGCCGGCTGTGCAGTCGCCAGCGTGCCCGCGGGCGCCGCCAGCTTCCAGCCGCTGGAGATCGTCACCAAGAACGGCGTGCAGGTGTTCTCGGTGGAAATGGCGACGACCGAGGAGGAGAAGCAGACCGGCCTGATGTACCGCAAGGAATTGGCCGACGGCAAAGGCATGCTGTTCGACTTCAATCCCGAGCAGGAAATCTCGATGTGGATGAAGAACACCTATGTCTCGCTCGACATGATCTTCATCGGCGCCAACGGCCGCATCCTGCGCATCGCCGAGAACACCGAGCCGATGTCGACGAAAATCATCTCGTCCCGGGGACCCGCCCGGGCCGTGCTGGAGGTGGTGGCGGGAACGGCGCAGAAATACGGCATCCGCCCCGGCGACCGCGTCGGCCACCCGCTGTTCGGCAGCAAATAG
- a CDS encoding isovaleryl-CoA dehydrogenase, producing the protein MLRDTLRAFVEAEITPRAADIEKANLFPADLWKRFGDLGLLGMTAPEQYGGSSMGYLAHIVAMEEISRGSAAVGLSYGAHSNLCVNQIRRNGNDAQRQRYLPKLISGEYVGALAMSEPGAGSDVVSMKLRADKRGDRYVLNGSKMWITNGGDADVLVVYAKTDPEAGPRGMTAFLVEKGFKGFTHGQHLDKLGMRGSNTYPLFFDECEVPEENVMGKVGEGVKVLMSGLDYERAVLSGGPLGIMAACMDAVVPYMHERKQFGQPIGEFQLMQGKLADMYSTWQATRAYVYAVGRACDRADHARSLRKDAAAAILYSAEKATWMAGEAIQALGGVGYTSEFPVGRLWRDAKLYEIGAGTSEVRRMLIGRELMAETA; encoded by the coding sequence ATGCTGCGCGACACGCTTCGCGCCTTCGTGGAGGCGGAGATCACCCCGCGCGCGGCCGACATCGAGAAGGCTAATCTGTTCCCGGCCGACCTTTGGAAGCGCTTTGGCGACCTCGGCCTGCTCGGCATGACCGCGCCGGAGCAATATGGCGGCTCGAGCATGGGCTATCTCGCCCATATCGTCGCCATGGAGGAGATTTCGCGCGGCTCGGCCGCGGTCGGGCTGTCCTATGGCGCCCATTCCAACCTCTGCGTCAACCAGATCCGTCGCAACGGCAACGACGCGCAACGCCAACGCTATTTGCCGAAGCTGATTTCCGGCGAATATGTCGGCGCGCTCGCGATGTCCGAGCCCGGCGCGGGTTCTGACGTCGTCTCGATGAAACTGCGCGCCGACAAGCGCGGCGACCGCTACGTGCTCAACGGCTCGAAGATGTGGATCACCAATGGCGGCGACGCCGACGTGCTGGTCGTCTACGCCAAGACCGATCCGGAGGCAGGCCCGCGCGGCATGACGGCTTTCCTCGTCGAGAAGGGCTTCAAGGGGTTTACCCACGGCCAGCATCTCGACAAGCTCGGCATGCGCGGCTCCAACACCTATCCCTTGTTCTTCGACGAATGCGAGGTGCCGGAGGAGAACGTGATGGGCAAGGTCGGCGAGGGCGTCAAGGTGCTGATGTCCGGCCTCGACTATGAGCGCGCGGTGCTCTCTGGCGGCCCGCTCGGCATCATGGCGGCCTGCATGGACGCGGTGGTGCCCTACATGCACGAGCGCAAGCAGTTCGGTCAGCCGATCGGCGAATTTCAGCTGATGCAAGGCAAGCTCGCCGACATGTATTCGACCTGGCAGGCGACGCGCGCCTATGTCTATGCGGTCGGCCGCGCTTGCGACCGCGCCGACCATGCGCGCAGCTTGCGCAAGGATGCGGCTGCTGCGATCCTTTATTCCGCGGAGAAGGCAACGTGGATGGCCGGCGAGGCGATCCAGGCGCTCGGCGGCGTCGGCTACACCAGTGAATTCCCTGTGGGGCGTCTCTGGCGCGACGCAAAACTCTACGAGATCGGGGCCGGCACCTCGGAGGTCCGCCGCATGCTGATCGGCCGCGAGCTGATGGCCGAGACGGCTTAA
- a CDS encoding AraC family transcriptional regulator: MPFQAATAVPRRAVTPAAFVRGVVAAYARYGRDPAEALSRGQVAPDLVNSPDGRVTAAQFEALAGHAMRELDDEALGWFSRRLPFGTYGMLCRASITAPTLEIALKRWCRHHRLLTEDVLLNLAVGEETAVVSIGALRDLGPLREFCLVTLLRYVLGFSCWAVDSAIALRAAEFPYSEPSHVSVYPTIFCRNIRFDADCARIVFDKHYLSLPLTRSAADLDNMLKGALRLTVLPYRRDRLLVERVRRVLRNARGRSLGAEDVASELALSTRTMHRRLREEATSLRDLKEEAKFELAKQELMRGRTPIKRIAEIAGFRNEKSFSRAFRSWTGASPREFRGRYR, translated from the coding sequence ATGCCTTTTCAAGCCGCAACCGCGGTTCCGCGCCGCGCCGTCACCCCCGCCGCCTTTGTCCGCGGCGTGGTTGCCGCCTACGCAAGATACGGCCGAGATCCGGCCGAGGCGCTCAGCCGGGGTCAGGTAGCGCCAGACCTTGTCAATTCTCCGGATGGGCGGGTCACGGCCGCCCAGTTCGAGGCTTTGGCAGGCCACGCCATGCGTGAGCTCGACGACGAGGCGCTGGGCTGGTTCTCACGGCGCCTGCCCTTCGGCACCTACGGCATGCTGTGCCGCGCCTCGATCACGGCGCCGACGCTCGAGATCGCGCTCAAGCGCTGGTGCCGGCATCACCGCCTGCTCACCGAGGACGTGCTGCTCAATCTCGCGGTTGGCGAAGAGACCGCTGTGGTGTCCATCGGGGCGCTGCGCGATCTCGGGCCGTTGCGCGAATTCTGCCTCGTCACCCTGCTCCGCTACGTGCTCGGCTTCTCCTGTTGGGCGGTGGATTCCGCGATTGCGCTGCGCGCGGCAGAATTCCCGTACTCCGAGCCCAGCCATGTCTCGGTCTATCCGACCATCTTTTGCCGGAACATCCGCTTTGATGCGGACTGTGCCCGCATCGTCTTCGACAAGCATTATCTGTCGCTGCCGCTCACGCGCAGCGCAGCCGATCTCGACAACATGCTCAAGGGCGCGCTCAGGCTGACCGTGCTGCCCTATCGGCGCGACCGGCTGCTGGTCGAGCGTGTCCGCCGCGTGCTCCGCAATGCGCGCGGACGTAGCCTCGGGGCCGAGGACGTCGCGAGCGAGCTTGCGCTCTCCACCCGCACCATGCATCGGCGGCTGCGCGAGGAAGCAACCTCGCTGCGCGATCTCAAGGAAGAGGCAAAGTTCGAACTGGCAAAACAGGAGCTGATGCGTGGCCGCACCCCGATCAAACGCATCGCCGAGATCGCCGGATTCCGCAACGAGAAGAGCTTTTCGCGCGCTTTCCGCAGCTGGACCGGCGCAAGCCCGCGCGAATTTCGCGGCCGCTATCGGTGA